In Candidatus Sulfurimonas marisnigri, a single genomic region encodes these proteins:
- a CDS encoding class I SAM-dependent methyltransferase codes for MEDFISTCRHKTLVIQRRYIKGSPSEVVVGELQDNLHVVENGMKLKKKKTLRVLTNFVIRF; via the coding sequence TTGGAAGATTTCATATCTACATGTAGACACAAAACTTTGGTTATTCAGCGAAGATATATTAAAGGGAGTCCAAGCGAAGTTGTAGTTGGAGAGCTTCAAGATAATCTACATGTAGTAGAAAACGGGATGAAGCTAAAAAAGAAAAAGACTTTGAGAGTTCTAACAAACTTCGTGATTAGATTTTAG
- a CDS encoding integron integrase, translated as MSLKKKLLDIVRDKIRFKHYSISTERTYVYWIKCYIFFHNKKHPIEMGKFEIEQYLTSLAVKNKVSPTTQNQAFSALLFLYKEVLGVDMSEWNIQALRAQERKHIPVVLTREEVDKVIGNINGIYNLLVSLMYGCGLRMSEVLNLRLKDIDFGFDKIYVWDSKSLKDRSVPLPNKLKQKLIMQVELATDIHKKDLADGYGSVYMPFALEKKAPSAKYETKWQFLFPMNKLSKDPRSETIRRHHIHPATLGRNIKQASNKANINKRVTSHIFRHSYATHLLQAGIDLRSIQELLGHKSVETTMIYTHVVSEMNKAKVISPLDF; from the coding sequence ATGAGTTTGAAAAAGAAACTTCTTGATATTGTTCGTGACAAAATTAGGTTTAAACATTACAGTATTTCAACGGAAAGAACCTATGTATATTGGATAAAGTGTTATATATTTTTTCATAACAAAAAGCATCCTATAGAGATGGGTAAGTTTGAGATTGAGCAATACCTTACAAGTCTAGCAGTTAAAAATAAAGTTTCGCCTACAACTCAAAATCAAGCTTTTTCTGCATTACTATTTTTATATAAAGAAGTATTAGGTGTAGATATGAGTGAGTGGAACATACAAGCATTAAGAGCACAAGAGAGAAAACATATACCAGTAGTTTTGACCCGTGAAGAGGTTGATAAGGTTATTGGAAATATAAATGGCATATATAACCTTTTAGTCTCCTTGATGTATGGATGCGGTCTACGAATGAGTGAAGTTTTAAATTTAAGACTAAAAGATATAGATTTTGGATTTGATAAAATTTATGTTTGGGATTCTAAAAGCCTGAAAGATAGGTCTGTTCCATTACCAAATAAATTAAAACAAAAGCTGATTATGCAAGTTGAACTAGCTACAGATATACATAAAAAAGATTTAGCAGATGGATATGGAAGTGTGTACATGCCATTTGCTTTAGAAAAGAAAGCTCCAAGTGCTAAGTATGAAACAAAATGGCAGTTTCTATTTCCCATGAACAAACTTTCAAAAGATCCAAGAAGTGAAACTATTAGAAGGCATCATATTCATCCTGCTACCTTAGGTAGAAATATAAAACAAGCTTCAAATAAGGCAAACATAAATAAAAGAGTAACTTCTCATATATTTAGACACTCTTACGCAACGCATCTTTTGCAAGCAGGGATAGACTTAAGAAGTATACAGGAACTTTTAGGACACAAGAGTGTTGAAACTACCATGATATACACACATGTAGTTTCTGAAATGAATAAAGCTAAGGTAATTAGCCCTTTAGATTTTTAA
- a CDS encoding class I SAM-dependent methyltransferase, whose product MNINDIQALLKENSKDLSTEFKRLFHGRGELYEGWKHLTVDSIDEILSVALYFEMEPELEAELVEMFKDFISTCRHKTLVIQRRYIKGSPSEVVVGELQDNLHVVENGMKIKLNLLSNQNSGYFADMKNGREFVRVNAKDKSVLNLFSYTCAFSVAAKLGGARSVSNIDMSKSALTTGRENHHLNELDTKGVAFLPYNILKSFSRIKKKGPYDLIIIDPPTFQKGSFEATKDYEKIIKKLPQIASDNCTLLACLNSPDLDENFIIELIKELSPCFKFVERLENVKEFASDNEDRSLKNLVFIREVL is encoded by the coding sequence TTGAATATAAACGATATACAAGCACTTCTGAAAGAAAACTCAAAAGATTTATCAACTGAATTTAAAAGGCTTTTTCATGGTCGTGGCGAACTTTATGAGGGTTGGAAGCACTTAACTGTTGACTCAATAGATGAGATTTTGAGTGTTGCTCTTTACTTTGAAATGGAGCCTGAATTAGAGGCTGAATTGGTTGAGATGTTCAAAGATTTTATATCTACATGTAGACACAAAACTTTGGTTATTCAGCGAAGATACATAAAAGGAAGTCCTAGTGAAGTTGTGGTGGGAGAGCTTCAAGATAATCTACATGTAGTAGAAAACGGGATGAAGATAAAACTAAATCTTCTCTCAAACCAAAACAGCGGATATTTTGCTGATATGAAAAACGGTAGAGAGTTTGTAAGAGTAAATGCAAAAGATAAAAGTGTCTTAAACCTCTTCTCATACACATGTGCTTTTAGTGTTGCGGCAAAACTCGGCGGTGCTAGAAGTGTTTCAAACATTGACATGAGCAAAAGTGCATTAACCACAGGGCGAGAAAATCATCACCTAAATGAGCTAGATACCAAAGGTGTTGCTTTTTTGCCATATAACATCTTAAAATCTTTCTCACGAATCAAGAAAAAAGGTCCTTATGATTTGATTATTATAGACCCGCCAACCTTTCAAAAAGGGAGCTTTGAGGCTACAAAAGATTATGAGAAGATTATCAAAAAACTACCACAGATAGCATCAGACAACTGTACCCTTTTAGCTTGTCTTAACTCCCCTGACTTAGACGAAAATTTTATTATAGAGCTTATAAAAGAGCTTTCTCCATGTTTTAAATTTGTAGAGCGGCTTGAAAATGTAAAAGAGTTTGCAAGTGATAATGAGGATAGGTCTTTAAAAAATTTAGTTTTCATAAGAGAAGTTTTATAA
- a CDS encoding DUF3465 domain-containing protein produces MKKLLLLLLISIEIFAGTQMCGSGTVIRLLSDDNKGSRHQRFIIKEPSGRTLLIAHNIDLAPKIYSLQKGGLIKFCGEYENNSKGGVVHWTHHDPQKRHTAGWLEYNGKKYQ; encoded by the coding sequence ATGAAAAAATTACTGTTATTACTACTTATTAGTATTGAGATATTTGCTGGCACACAAATGTGTGGTTCAGGAACAGTGATTAGATTACTCAGTGATGATAATAAAGGTAGTCGCCATCAAAGATTTATAATAAAAGAGCCATCTGGAAGAACATTGTTAATTGCACATAATATTGACTTAGCACCAAAAATATATTCACTTCAAAAAGGTGGGCTCATAAAGTTTTGTGGTGAATATGAAAATAATTCAAAAGGTGGTGTTGTACATTGGACACATCATGATCCACAAAAACGTCACACTGCCGGTTGGCTAGAATATAATGGTAAGAAGTACCAGTAA
- a CDS encoding flagellar assembly protein A, translated as MGLFGSSKEESTISKKIRPTVIRTENVAKELVELATKNNINTSSLDFTILEVQTYKRTCKAEQAKEEVEWEEIYKDEIYKLDDVTSILNPEFQIKQVYEIEIFSKDSDNDMFRDFHAAVGANATKCKVFLSIKEGSKVNSSPEFEEDFLNYINKSKVRAGILINIFDEMLDEVVSKISALAKVDESLNYEKNENILISEAYEPMQTIDDDLILHFEHKKEAGENDRVDHSSRGFIKSVLKDDILIEYIKAKKGKAGRNCRGEFMEPREPEITQEPTFTVDETIKMVDKPDNIQYIAKENGYISLDGTVYTIKSEMDVESIDFKTTGSITSGLDSDVTLSVKENDAQKDAIGNGMSVEVSEIDINGNVGPNAKVHARRATVQGQTHGSSEIRADDLTINVHKGLAIGDKIKITRLEHGTAIGKEIEVEQAMGGDIRAKDIKIGLCTSHVEATASRLIEISKLQGSENIFTIDPLLQKEKRSGLNENQVEISELQISIRDITKEVDKYKKLIKDNTVAYNDVKKKLIHYKKNGIKMPAAFINKYKQFQKMQEHLESIKEEKNVKDSKLSLLSTQTATFQDNILDARIINRDRWVGHNELVFKLVDPPIELRFNPLEGSDSEVFALVENSDGQYEIRAIIE; from the coding sequence ATGGGATTATTTGGATCAAGCAAAGAAGAATCTACAATATCAAAAAAAATTCGTCCAACAGTTATAAGAACAGAAAATGTTGCTAAAGAGTTGGTTGAGTTAGCAACTAAAAATAATATAAATACTTCTAGTTTAGATTTTACTATATTGGAAGTTCAAACATATAAAAGAACTTGTAAAGCTGAACAGGCTAAAGAAGAAGTTGAGTGGGAAGAGATTTATAAAGATGAAATATATAAATTAGACGATGTTACTTCAATATTAAATCCTGAATTTCAAATAAAACAAGTGTATGAAATAGAGATATTTTCAAAAGATAGCGATAACGACATGTTTAGAGATTTTCACGCAGCAGTGGGTGCAAATGCTACAAAATGTAAAGTGTTTTTAAGTATAAAAGAGGGTTCAAAAGTTAATTCAAGCCCTGAATTCGAAGAGGATTTTTTAAACTATATAAATAAAAGTAAAGTTCGTGCCGGAATACTTATAAATATTTTTGATGAGATGCTTGATGAAGTAGTATCAAAAATATCTGCTTTGGCAAAAGTAGACGAAAGTTTAAATTATGAAAAAAATGAAAATATTCTTATTTCTGAAGCATATGAGCCAATGCAGACAATAGATGATGATTTAATACTCCATTTTGAGCATAAGAAAGAAGCTGGAGAGAACGACCGTGTTGATCACTCTAGCAGAGGTTTTATTAAAAGTGTTCTAAAAGATGACATTTTAATTGAGTATATTAAAGCAAAAAAAGGAAAGGCCGGTCGGAATTGCCGTGGTGAGTTTATGGAGCCAAGAGAGCCAGAAATCACTCAAGAACCGACATTTACTGTTGATGAAACAATAAAAATGGTAGACAAACCTGATAATATTCAATATATAGCTAAAGAGAATGGATATATCTCCTTAGATGGGACAGTGTATACAATAAAATCAGAGATGGATGTAGAGTCTATTGATTTTAAAACAACTGGTTCAATTACATCTGGCTTGGATTCTGATGTTACTTTGAGTGTAAAAGAGAATGATGCTCAAAAAGATGCTATTGGAAATGGTATGAGTGTTGAAGTTAGTGAGATAGATATAAATGGTAATGTTGGGCCAAATGCTAAAGTTCATGCCAGAAGAGCCACTGTGCAAGGGCAAACGCACGGTAGTTCAGAGATAAGAGCAGATGATTTAACTATAAATGTGCACAAGGGTTTGGCTATTGGTGATAAAATTAAAATAACACGACTCGAACATGGGACAGCAATAGGAAAAGAAATTGAAGTAGAACAGGCTATGGGAGGAGATATCAGGGCTAAAGATATAAAAATAGGTCTCTGCACCTCTCATGTAGAAGCTACAGCTTCGCGACTTATAGAAATTAGTAAACTTCAAGGTAGTGAGAATATTTTTACTATTGATCCTCTTTTGCAAAAAGAAAAGAGATCTGGACTAAATGAAAATCAGGTTGAAATTTCCGAACTTCAAATAAGTATTAGAGATATAACTAAAGAGGTAGATAAATATAAAAAACTTATTAAGGATAATACGGTTGCGTATAATGATGTTAAAAAAAAGTTAATACACTATAAAAAGAATGGTATAAAAATGCCGGCAGCATTTATAAATAAATACAAACAGTTTCAAAAAATGCAAGAACATTTGGAATCAATAAAAGAAGAGAAAAATGTTAAAGACAGTAAATTATCTCTTTTATCAACACAAACTGCAACTTTTCAGGATAATATTCTTGATGCAAGGATTATAAACCGTGATAGATGGGTTGGACATAATGAGTTGGTTTTTAAACTTGTTGATCCACCTATAGAGCTTAGATTTAACCCACTAGAGGGCTCTGATAGTGAAGTGTTTGCTTTAGTGGAAAACTCAGATGGACAGTATGAAATAAGGGCAATTATAGAGTGA
- the cysS gene encoding cysteine--tRNA ligase, with product MYIYDSVQKTKREFTPLEDAKVSLYVCGPTVYDDAHLGHAKSALVFDLLTRVLSANGYDVTYARNITDIDDKIIKKAAEQNKDIKEITDFYTDAFHKEMEAIGVSRPTIEPKATESLEVMIELIQKLIEKNHAYTTAEGDVYFDTASDSEYLKLSSRVQEEDEKQQRVESSSAKKNPADFALWKSVKDNTITFPSPFGAGRPGWHLECSAMIEKYLARPNSEFAVDIHGGGADLLFPHHENEAAQTRCGTNHALANYWMHNGFVNIDGEKMSKSLGNSFFLKDALKIYDGEVLRFYLLSTHYRSNFNFNTEDLASSKKRLDKIYRLKKRLFGLAENSDKTPFQNELLHVLSDDMNVSSALALIDEMISNANETLDTAGKHKELKRETISNLAYIETILGFGVKNPFEYFQFGVDEETKAKIDVLIASRDEAKKIKDFATSDKLRDEILAFGVTIMDTPQGTFWEKV from the coding sequence ATGTATATTTACGATTCAGTTCAAAAAACAAAACGAGAGTTTACTCCGCTAGAGGATGCAAAGGTCTCACTTTATGTTTGTGGACCGACTGTTTACGACGATGCTCACCTAGGACATGCAAAATCTGCTTTGGTTTTTGACCTGTTAACACGTGTGCTGAGTGCCAATGGTTACGATGTGACTTACGCGAGAAATATCACTGATATAGATGACAAGATAATTAAAAAAGCAGCAGAGCAAAACAAAGATATAAAAGAGATTACAGACTTTTATACAGATGCTTTTCATAAAGAGATGGAAGCTATCGGTGTATCACGTCCAACGATTGAACCAAAAGCTACAGAGTCATTAGAGGTTATGATAGAGCTTATACAAAAGCTCATAGAGAAAAACCACGCATACACAACTGCCGAAGGTGATGTTTACTTTGATACTGCTAGTGACAGCGAGTATCTCAAACTCTCTTCAAGAGTTCAAGAAGAAGATGAAAAGCAACAAAGGGTTGAGAGTTCATCTGCCAAAAAAAATCCTGCTGATTTTGCTTTATGGAAAAGCGTAAAAGACAACACTATTACCTTTCCTTCCCCTTTTGGTGCAGGTCGCCCAGGTTGGCACTTGGAGTGTTCAGCTATGATAGAAAAATATCTTGCACGTCCAAACAGTGAGTTTGCCGTAGATATTCACGGTGGAGGGGCTGACCTCCTTTTTCCACATCATGAGAATGAAGCGGCACAAACTAGATGCGGGACTAACCATGCACTTGCAAACTACTGGATGCATAACGGTTTTGTAAATATAGATGGTGAAAAAATGTCTAAGTCTTTGGGAAACAGCTTCTTTTTAAAAGATGCTCTAAAAATTTATGACGGAGAAGTTTTAAGATTTTATCTTTTAAGCACTCACTATAGAAGCAACTTCAACTTTAACACCGAAGATTTAGCATCTTCTAAAAAGAGACTAGATAAGATTTACAGACTTAAAAAACGCCTTTTCGGCTTGGCAGAAAATAGTGATAAGACACCTTTTCAAAATGAACTCTTACATGTACTGAGCGATGATATGAATGTATCGAGTGCCTTGGCTCTTATTGATGAGATGATTTCAAATGCAAACGAGACTTTAGACACTGCCGGTAAACATAAAGAGCTTAAGCGTGAGACAATCTCTAATCTAGCCTACATTGAAACTATTTTAGGCTTTGGTGTTAAAAATCCTTTTGAGTACTTTCAGTTTGGAGTCGATGAAGAGACAAAAGCAAAAATCGATGTGTTGATTGCATCAAGAGATGAGGCTAAAAAAATTAAAGATTTCGCAACTTCCGACAAACTTCGTGATGAGATTTTAGCCTTTGGTGTAACTATAATGGATACACCACAAGGGACTTTTTGGGAAAAGGTGTAA
- a CDS encoding ribonuclease HI — protein sequence MFLFTDASVNPQTNVGFGAYLLLQEDELLSDLHNRGVKTKKFENTSSTKLELETLLWALSEITPELHEITIYTDCQNIIGLKNRRERFEKNNYISKNNKQIKNRELYIEFYKFTDLLRCEFVKVKGHKKSSVKNSIDNIFTLVDKASRVALRNYSNITAHI from the coding sequence ATTTTTCTTTTTACAGATGCAAGCGTAAACCCACAAACAAATGTTGGATTTGGGGCATATTTACTTCTGCAAGAGGATGAATTATTATCAGATTTGCATAACAGAGGTGTCAAAACTAAAAAATTTGAAAATACCTCTTCAACTAAACTAGAGCTAGAAACTTTACTCTGGGCACTAAGCGAAATAACTCCGGAGCTTCATGAGATTACAATATATACAGATTGTCAGAATATTATAGGTCTAAAAAATAGACGAGAGCGTTTTGAAAAGAACAACTACATATCAAAGAATAACAAGCAGATAAAAAACCGTGAGCTCTATATTGAGTTTTATAAGTTTACTGATTTATTGAGATGTGAATTTGTTAAAGTAAAAGGGCATAAAAAAAGTAGTGTAAAAAACAGTATAGACAATATCTTTACCCTTGTTGACAAAGCTTCTCGAGTTGCTCTTAGAAATTATTCTAATATAACTGCACATATATAA
- a CDS encoding cytochrome c3 family protein encodes MKSFSLLLIASTSLLSLISYPNLLYADSDEIKTPWCEHPIDTHFSIYGAAYDTLTKTFIKTDTISKSTPPNKVSLKCLSCHDGVNAASRPINLPGSGGYYPTSSYTKNINDEEIDITELNLDNLSQNRSLVNGHPVAVKYIEGVAVLKNINTKIYGWDNADTIEDLLVDGTIQCISCHNTHKQNPDKYLRHKNKGSALCLSCHNR; translated from the coding sequence ATGAAAAGTTTTTCTTTACTCTTAATTGCATCAACATCACTTTTATCTTTAATCAGTTATCCTAATTTGCTTTATGCTGACAGTGATGAGATAAAGACTCCCTGGTGCGAACATCCGATAGATACTCATTTTTCAATATATGGTGCTGCATACGATACACTAACTAAAACATTCATTAAAACAGATACTATCTCAAAGTCAACTCCACCAAATAAAGTGTCACTAAAGTGTCTAAGCTGCCACGATGGGGTTAATGCCGCAAGTAGGCCAATCAACTTACCTGGATCAGGTGGGTATTATCCAACAAGTAGCTATACTAAAAACATAAATGATGAAGAAATTGATATAACAGAACTAAATCTAGACAATCTCTCCCAAAACAGAAGTTTAGTTAATGGTCATCCTGTTGCAGTAAAATATATTGAAGGTGTTGCAGTATTAAAAAATATAAATACAAAAATTTACGGCTGGGATAATGCCGACACCATTGAAGACCTTTTAGTAGATGGAACAATCCAGTGTATAAGTTGTCACAATACTCACAAGCAAAACCCAGATAAATACCTTAGACACAAGAACAAAGGCAGTGCACTTTGCCTTAGCTGTCACAATAGATAA
- the ruvA gene encoding Holliday junction branch migration protein RuvA, with translation MIVGLNGTVEYKEPTFVHIEVSGVIYEVFISLQSFSAISSSKVKLFTSHIIREDAQLLFGFLDMSEKKLFERLIKISGVGPKVAIAICSTYSANTFATIINNKDIKAVQKVPGIGPKSAGRILVELNGFDVDLLSSSDEPKNKAFSEASEALESLGFKKDKVSKALSTCSGSDTASLVKEALRLLQTI, from the coding sequence ATGATAGTAGGATTAAACGGAACTGTTGAGTACAAAGAACCAACATTCGTACATATAGAAGTTAGTGGAGTCATTTATGAGGTTTTTATATCACTTCAGAGTTTCTCAGCAATAAGCAGCAGTAAAGTGAAGCTATTTACATCACATATAATTCGTGAGGATGCTCAACTGCTGTTTGGTTTTTTAGATATGAGCGAGAAGAAACTTTTTGAGAGGTTAATTAAAATTAGCGGAGTGGGTCCAAAGGTGGCTATTGCAATCTGTTCTACTTACTCTGCAAATACGTTTGCAACTATTATAAATAATAAAGATATAAAGGCAGTTCAAAAGGTCCCTGGAATAGGTCCAAAGAGTGCAGGCCGTATTTTAGTTGAGCTAAATGGCTTTGATGTTGATTTGCTTTCATCAAGTGATGAGCCAAAAAATAAGGCTTTTAGTGAAGCTAGTGAAGCTTTGGAGTCATTAGGATTTAAAAAAGATAAAGTATCTAAAGCTTTAAGTACATGTAGCGGAAGTGACACTGCTTCATTAGTAAAAGAGGCTCTAAGGCTTCTTCAAACAATTTAA
- the murJ gene encoding murein biosynthesis integral membrane protein MurJ: MFKAIFTNSFGILISRILGFFRDLLTASTLGANVYSDIFFIAFKLPNLFRRIFAEGAFTQVFIPAYARSKHKSVFVANIFVIFLSIILVITLLVNLLPSLATQAIAIGFDDKTVEIASPYVAINFWYLPLIFSVTFLSTLLQYKHHFATTAFSTALLNISLILALYFSQDKSQAEIVYYLSFGVVIGGILQLLVHMIAIQRLGLYKLTFGGFKYLKTKSIKIKNETRKFKKQFFPAIWGNSTPQVSAFLDTFLASFLMTGSISYLYYANRIFQLPLALFAIATSIALFPRVARYIKNKDETKALEFLQKAFWFLTFLLTASTIGGIVLSHEITWLLFERGSFSALDTASTTTVLKMYMIGLVPYGLQKLFLLWLYAKQQQMRAAKIATFSLASYILFALTLISPMGASGLALAGTISGFVGFILTIKAFGIKNFFDILRSKNAIYLVVGSVIFTSLLLLFKDFIQIYM; the protein is encoded by the coding sequence ATGTTTAAAGCAATTTTCACCAATAGTTTTGGAATATTAATCTCAAGAATTTTAGGATTTTTTAGAGATTTACTTACGGCATCAACTCTTGGTGCAAATGTTTACAGCGATATATTTTTTATAGCCTTTAAACTACCCAATCTTTTTCGACGAATTTTTGCAGAGGGTGCATTTACACAAGTCTTTATTCCAGCCTATGCCCGTTCTAAACACAAGTCTGTTTTCGTAGCAAATATATTTGTAATTTTCTTATCAATTATATTAGTTATTACTCTACTTGTAAATCTTCTTCCAAGTCTTGCAACACAAGCAATAGCCATTGGTTTTGATGATAAAACAGTAGAGATAGCATCTCCGTATGTTGCTATAAATTTTTGGTATCTACCGCTTATATTTTCAGTTACTTTTTTAAGTACTCTGCTTCAATATAAGCACCACTTTGCAACCACGGCTTTCTCTACAGCACTACTTAATATTTCACTCATTTTAGCTCTATATTTTTCACAAGATAAAAGTCAAGCAGAGATAGTTTACTACCTTAGTTTTGGTGTTGTTATTGGCGGAATTTTACAGCTGCTTGTACATATGATTGCAATACAAAGGTTGGGACTTTACAAACTTACATTTGGCGGCTTTAAATATTTAAAAACTAAGTCAATAAAAATCAAAAATGAGACTAGAAAATTTAAAAAACAGTTTTTTCCTGCGATTTGGGGAAATTCAACTCCTCAAGTCAGTGCATTTTTAGATACCTTTTTAGCCTCATTTTTAATGACTGGTTCAATTAGTTATCTCTACTATGCAAACCGCATCTTTCAACTCCCACTAGCTCTCTTTGCTATTGCAACTTCTATAGCTCTTTTTCCAAGAGTTGCTAGATATATTAAAAATAAAGATGAGACCAAAGCTTTAGAGTTTTTGCAAAAAGCTTTTTGGTTTTTAACATTTCTTCTAACCGCCAGTACTATTGGAGGGATTGTACTCTCTCACGAAATAACTTGGCTTCTTTTTGAGAGAGGTTCATTCAGCGCACTGGACACAGCAAGTACTACAACCGTACTTAAGATGTATATGATAGGTCTTGTACCTTATGGTCTTCAAAAACTATTCTTATTATGGTTATACGCAAAACAGCAACAGATGCGTGCTGCTAAAATAGCAACATTCTCCCTTGCTTCATATATACTATTTGCTCTGACACTTATATCTCCAATGGGAGCAAGTGGTTTAGCTCTTGCAGGAACTATTAGCGGGTTTGTAGGTTTTATACTTACTATAAAAGCATTTGGTATAAAAAACTTTTTTGACATACTTCGCAGTAAAAATGCCATCTATCTTGTGGTTGGTTCTGTGATTTTCACTTCATTACTTTTACTTTTTAAAGACTTTATTCAAATCTACATGTAG